A single window of Oerskovia paurometabola DNA harbors:
- a CDS encoding peptide MFS transporter, with amino-acid sequence MSGNDERPVQPDLPDPRLEAETAAAAGRIPRDHAFFGHPIGLMTLFTTELWERFSYYGMRAILLFYLTDSIANGGLALDEVTGLALVSIYGTGVYLLSVVGGWLADRVIGSRRSVLYGGIVIAAGHVSLTIPGAGFSMLGIALVALGTGLLKPNVSSMVGELYARNDPRRDSAFSIFYMGINLGSLVSPIIVGFVNRQWGYHAGFAVAAVGMAIALVFFVAGRKYLGGAGDSVPNPIHPEEYPKLVRIGLVILAGLVVATLVAWAVSGAFGISTFIDTLSYVAFAAPIAYFIVMFRSPKVTAPERSRLTAYIPLFVAAMLFFMIFEQAATTLSSFAKNRTELSFFGVPIEPAFFQSVNPFSIVVLAPVFAWIWVKTKDRPPTAVKFAMGLTLAALSFVWLAGASAIFADEKAPAWVLVSVYVIQTLGELCLSPVGLAATTLLAPRAFRSQAMALWFLAPAAGQAITAQIVQVTEGASDTAYFGAVGGITMVFALILFAIAPWVTRHIRHADEQEEAAAVA; translated from the coding sequence ATGAGCGGTAACGACGAGAGGCCCGTCCAGCCCGACCTCCCGGATCCCCGGCTCGAGGCCGAGACGGCCGCCGCAGCGGGGCGGATCCCGCGCGACCACGCCTTCTTCGGGCACCCGATCGGGCTGATGACCCTGTTCACCACCGAGCTGTGGGAACGGTTCAGCTACTACGGGATGCGGGCCATCCTCCTCTTCTACCTGACGGACTCCATCGCGAACGGTGGCCTCGCGCTCGACGAGGTCACGGGACTCGCCCTGGTCTCGATCTACGGCACGGGCGTGTACCTGCTGTCGGTCGTCGGCGGCTGGCTCGCGGACCGGGTCATCGGCTCGCGGCGCTCGGTCCTGTACGGCGGCATCGTCATCGCGGCGGGGCACGTCTCGCTGACGATCCCGGGGGCCGGCTTCTCGATGCTGGGCATCGCGCTCGTCGCGCTCGGCACCGGTCTGCTCAAGCCCAACGTGTCGTCCATGGTGGGCGAGCTGTACGCGCGCAACGACCCGCGCCGCGACTCGGCCTTCTCGATCTTCTACATGGGCATCAACCTGGGCTCGCTCGTCTCCCCGATCATCGTCGGGTTCGTGAACCGGCAGTGGGGGTACCACGCGGGCTTCGCGGTCGCTGCGGTCGGCATGGCCATCGCCCTCGTGTTCTTCGTCGCGGGGCGCAAGTACCTGGGCGGCGCGGGCGACTCGGTGCCGAACCCGATCCACCCCGAGGAGTACCCCAAGCTCGTGCGGATCGGGCTCGTCATCCTCGCGGGGCTCGTCGTCGCGACGCTCGTCGCGTGGGCGGTCTCGGGGGCGTTCGGGATCTCGACGTTCATCGACACGCTGTCCTACGTCGCGTTCGCGGCCCCCATCGCCTACTTCATCGTGATGTTCCGCTCGCCCAAGGTCACGGCCCCCGAACGCTCGCGCCTCACCGCCTACATCCCGCTGTTCGTCGCCGCGATGCTGTTCTTCATGATCTTCGAGCAGGCGGCCACGACGCTCTCGAGCTTCGCGAAGAACCGCACCGAGCTCTCGTTCTTCGGCGTCCCGATCGAGCCGGCCTTCTTCCAGTCCGTGAACCCGTTCTCGATCGTGGTCCTGGCGCCGGTGTTCGCGTGGATCTGGGTCAAGACCAAGGACCGTCCGCCGACGGCCGTGAAGTTCGCGATGGGCCTGACCCTGGCGGCGCTGTCGTTCGTGTGGCTCGCGGGAGCGTCGGCGATCTTCGCCGACGAGAAGGCGCCCGCGTGGGTGCTCGTGTCCGTGTACGTCATCCAGACGCTCGGCGAGCTGTGCCTGTCGCCCGTGGGGCTCGCCGCGACGACCCTGCTCGCCCCCCGGGCCTTCCGGAGCCAGGCCATGGCGCTGTGGTTCCTCGCGCCGGCTGCGGGGCAGGCCATCACGGCCCAGATCGTGCAGGTGACCGAGGGCGCCTCGGACACCGCGTACTTCGGTGCCGTGGGCGGCATCACCATGGTGTTCGCGCTGATCCTGTTCGCGATCGCCCCGTGGGTCACGCGCCACATCCGCCACGCGGACGAGCAGGAGGAGGCTGCGGCGGTCGCGTGA
- a CDS encoding cryptochrome/photolyase family protein: MPSPAPTVLWFRRDLRLADNPALGEAVGEARAEGSDVVGLYVLDPVLWASAGPVRQAYLARSLRALHTATGGRLVVRHGDPRAVVPAVCAEVGARSVHAAASYEPYGRRRDDEVEEALAATGVRLRRTGSPYAVAPGRVRTQGGTPFQVFTPFRTAWLEHGWRAPAPLPDDVAWAALASDGLPDAPEPGARLPEAGEAAALDRWHAFLADGLADYPTDRDRPDLAGTSYLSPALKWGEVHPRTLLADLASAVRSGAVPGEAAATYRSELAWREFHADVLFHHPGAAKRSLRTVVPEDAWVTGAAEDALLDVWREGRTGYPVVDAGMRQLLGTGWMHNRVRMIVASFLVKDLHVRWQRGAEHFMAHLVDGDVSQNQLNWQWVAGTGRDAAPYFRIFNPVTQGQKFDPDGAYVREWVPELRGIAGKAVHEPWKLAGAAPGYPERGIAGKAVHEPWKLAGAAPGYPERVVDHAVERKVSLEDFERGRG, translated from the coding sequence ATGCCCTCCCCCGCACCGACCGTCCTGTGGTTCCGTCGCGACCTGCGCCTGGCCGACAACCCGGCCCTCGGCGAGGCCGTGGGCGAGGCGCGCGCGGAGGGGAGCGACGTCGTCGGGCTGTACGTGCTGGACCCCGTCCTCTGGGCGAGCGCCGGACCCGTGCGGCAGGCGTACCTGGCCCGCAGCCTGCGTGCGCTGCACACCGCGACGGGCGGTCGGCTCGTGGTGCGCCACGGCGACCCGCGCGCGGTCGTGCCTGCGGTCTGCGCCGAGGTCGGCGCCCGGAGCGTCCACGCCGCGGCGAGCTACGAGCCCTACGGTCGCCGCCGCGACGACGAGGTCGAGGAGGCGCTCGCAGCCACCGGCGTGCGGCTGCGTCGCACGGGGTCGCCCTACGCGGTCGCACCGGGCCGCGTCCGCACGCAGGGCGGGACGCCGTTCCAGGTCTTCACGCCGTTCCGCACGGCGTGGCTCGAGCACGGGTGGCGCGCGCCCGCTCCCCTGCCCGACGACGTCGCGTGGGCCGCGCTCGCGTCCGACGGTCTCCCGGACGCCCCCGAGCCGGGGGCGCGGCTGCCCGAGGCGGGCGAGGCCGCGGCCCTCGACCGCTGGCACGCGTTCCTGGCCGACGGCCTCGCGGACTACCCGACGGACCGCGACCGCCCGGACCTCGCCGGGACCTCGTACCTGTCCCCCGCGCTCAAGTGGGGCGAGGTCCACCCGCGCACCCTGCTCGCCGACCTCGCCTCGGCCGTGCGCTCGGGTGCGGTGCCCGGCGAGGCCGCCGCGACCTACCGTTCCGAGCTCGCGTGGCGCGAGTTCCACGCCGACGTCCTGTTCCACCACCCGGGCGCCGCGAAGCGGTCGCTGCGCACGGTGGTCCCCGAGGACGCGTGGGTGACCGGCGCCGCCGAGGACGCGCTGCTCGACGTCTGGCGCGAGGGGCGCACGGGCTACCCCGTGGTCGACGCCGGGATGCGCCAGCTGCTCGGCACCGGGTGGATGCACAACCGCGTGCGCATGATCGTCGCGTCGTTCCTCGTCAAGGACCTGCACGTGCGCTGGCAGCGCGGCGCCGAGCACTTCATGGCGCACCTCGTCGACGGCGACGTGTCGCAGAACCAGCTCAACTGGCAGTGGGTCGCCGGGACCGGGCGCGACGCCGCGCCCTACTTCCGGATCTTCAACCCCGTCACGCAGGGCCAGAAGTTCGACCCCGACGGCGCGTACGTGCGCGAGTGGGTCCCCGAGCTGCGCGGCATCGCCGGCAAGGCCGTGCACGAGCCCTGGAAGCTGGCCGGTGCCGCGCCCGGGTATCCCGAGCGCGGCATCGCCGGCAAGGCCGTGCACGAGCCCTGGAAGCTGGCCGGTGCCGCGCCCGGGTATCCCGAGCGGGTCGTCGACCACGCGGTCGAGCGCAAGGTGTCGCTCGAGGACTTCGAGCGCGGCCGGGGATGA
- a CDS encoding GNAT family N-acetyltransferase has translation MTRGPELYGEMMRLRPIEARDAERMWESVQDPESNRLTGTTAEFTREQIDQWAATVSDREGRYDWAITSAAQRDGQLVSDEMIGEIVLNDIDEHALSANLRLVLLTNYRGRGYGREAIFEVLRFAFDHPEGPHLHRVSLDVLSINPRARMLYESLGFREEGRLRDAFRDGDGWADAVVMSILEDEFRAGL, from the coding sequence GTGACGCGCGGACCGGAGCTCTACGGCGAGATGATGCGCCTGCGACCCATCGAGGCTCGCGACGCCGAGCGCATGTGGGAGTCCGTGCAGGACCCGGAGTCGAACCGGCTCACGGGGACCACGGCGGAGTTCACGCGCGAGCAGATCGACCAGTGGGCGGCCACGGTCAGCGACCGTGAGGGCCGCTACGACTGGGCCATCACCTCGGCGGCCCAGCGCGACGGCCAGCTCGTGAGCGACGAGATGATCGGCGAGATCGTCCTCAACGACATCGACGAGCACGCGCTCTCGGCCAACCTCCGCCTGGTCCTGCTCACCAACTACCGCGGGCGCGGGTACGGGCGCGAGGCGATCTTCGAGGTGCTGCGCTTCGCGTTCGACCACCCCGAGGGGCCGCACCTGCACCGGGTGAGCCTCGACGTGCTCAGCATCAACCCGCGGGCGCGCATGCTCTACGAGTCGTTGGGCTTCCGCGAGGAGGGCCGGCTCCGGGACGCGTTCCGGGACGGCGACGGCTGGGCGGACGCGGTCGTCATGAGCATCCTCGAGGACGAGTTCCGCGCGGGGCTCTGA
- the gatB gene encoding Asp-tRNA(Asn)/Glu-tRNA(Gln) amidotransferase subunit GatB: MSAHATVDLVDYDEAVRRYDPVIGIEVHVELGTKTKMFCAAEVEFGGEPNTQVTPVSLGLPGALPVVNGKAVEYAIKIGLALNCQIAESCRFARKNYFYPDVPKNFQTSQYDEPIAFDGYLDVELEDGTIFRVDIERAHMEEDAGKNTHVGGSTGRIHGAEYSLVDYNRAGIPLVEIVTRPITGAGERAPEVARAYVQTLRDIFRALDVSEARMERGNVRADVNLSLRATPESPLGTRTETKNVNSFRSIERAVRYEVSRQAAVLDEGGTVIQETRHWHEDTSITTAGRVKSDAEDYRYFPEPDLVPVAPSRDWVEQIRATLPELPVARRNRLQGEWGYADAEMRDVVNAGALDLIEATVAAGASPAAARKWWMGELARYAKTSETELAEIAVTPAQIAQLQALVDSGRINDKLARQVLEGVLAGEGDPEAVVVARGLEVVSDDGALLTAIDAALAAQPDIVEKVRSGNMGPIGAIIGAVMKATKGQADAGRVRELVIERIG; encoded by the coding sequence ATGAGCGCACACGCAACCGTGGACCTGGTCGACTACGACGAGGCCGTCCGCCGCTACGACCCGGTCATCGGGATCGAGGTGCACGTCGAGCTCGGCACCAAGACCAAGATGTTCTGCGCGGCCGAGGTCGAGTTCGGCGGCGAGCCCAACACGCAGGTGACCCCGGTGAGCCTCGGCCTGCCCGGTGCGCTGCCCGTGGTCAACGGCAAGGCCGTCGAGTACGCGATCAAGATCGGGCTCGCGCTCAACTGCCAGATCGCCGAGTCGTGCCGCTTCGCCCGGAAGAACTACTTCTACCCGGACGTGCCGAAGAACTTCCAGACGTCGCAGTACGACGAGCCCATCGCGTTCGACGGCTACCTGGACGTCGAGCTCGAGGACGGCACGATCTTCCGTGTCGACATCGAGCGCGCGCACATGGAGGAGGACGCCGGCAAGAACACCCACGTGGGTGGCTCGACCGGTCGTATCCATGGCGCCGAGTACTCGCTCGTCGACTACAACCGTGCGGGCATCCCGCTCGTGGAGATCGTCACGCGCCCCATCACGGGTGCGGGCGAGCGCGCCCCGGAGGTCGCTCGCGCGTACGTCCAGACGCTGCGCGACATCTTCCGTGCGCTCGACGTCTCGGAGGCGCGCATGGAGCGCGGCAACGTCCGCGCGGACGTGAACCTGTCGCTGCGCGCGACCCCCGAGTCGCCCCTCGGTACGCGTACCGAGACCAAGAACGTGAACTCGTTCCGCTCGATCGAGCGCGCCGTCCGCTACGAGGTCTCCCGCCAGGCCGCGGTCCTCGACGAGGGCGGCACGGTCATCCAGGAGACGCGCCACTGGCACGAGGACACGTCGATCACGACCGCGGGTCGCGTGAAGTCCGACGCCGAGGACTACCGCTACTTCCCGGAGCCGGACCTGGTCCCGGTCGCCCCGAGCCGTGACTGGGTCGAGCAGATCCGCGCCACGCTGCCCGAGCTGCCCGTGGCCCGCCGCAACCGTCTCCAGGGCGAGTGGGGCTACGCCGACGCCGAGATGCGCGACGTCGTGAACGCGGGCGCGCTCGACCTCATCGAGGCGACCGTCGCGGCCGGTGCGAGCCCCGCGGCCGCGCGCAAGTGGTGGATGGGCGAGCTCGCCCGGTACGCCAAGACGAGCGAGACCGAGCTCGCGGAGATCGCGGTCACGCCCGCGCAGATCGCGCAGCTCCAGGCCCTCGTGGACTCGGGGCGCATCAACGACAAGCTGGCCCGCCAGGTCCTCGAAGGCGTCCTCGCGGGCGAGGGAGACCCGGAGGCGGTCGTGGTCGCACGCGGCCTCGAGGTCGTGTCGGACGACGGCGCGCTCCTCACCGCGATCGACGCAGCCCTCGCGGCGCAGCCCGACATCGTCGAGAAGGTGCGCTCGGGCAACATGGGGCCGATCGGTGCGATCATCGGTGCGGTCATGAAGGCCACCAAGGGCCAGGCCGACGCCGGGCGTGTCCGCGAGCTGGTCATCGAGCGGATCGGCTGA
- the gatA gene encoding Asp-tRNA(Asn)/Glu-tRNA(Gln) amidotransferase subunit GatA: MSNDLTRLSAADLAAHLVSGEVSSVEATQAHLDRIGDVDPAVHAFLHVSTEDALATARDVDARRAAGEDLHPLAGVPIAVKDVVVTKGLPTTAGSKILDGWIPPYDATLVERIRAAGLPILGKTNMDEFAMGSSTEHSAYGNTHNPWDLDRIPGGSGGGSAAAVAAYEAPLAIGTDTGGSIRQPGAVTGTVGVKPTYGGVSRYGLIAMASSLDQAGPVTRTVLDSALLHELIGGHDPRDSTSINEDLPLLVDAARQGAIGDLRGLRVGVVSELSGEGYQEGVSARFAESLDLLRSLGAEIIEVSCPHFKYALGAYYLIMPSEASSNLAKFDGMRFGLRVEPEDGPVTAERVMSATRGQGFGDEVKRRIILGTYALSAGYYDAYYGSAQKVRTLIQRDFDAAFAQADVLVSPTAPTTAFKFGEKLDDPLAMYLNDVATIPANLAGVPGMSLPNGLSDDGLPVGFQILAPAKADDRLYRVGAALEAALENTWGGPLLAKAPELEVAR; this comes from the coding sequence ATGAGCAACGACCTGACGCGGCTGAGCGCCGCGGACCTCGCCGCGCACCTGGTCTCGGGCGAGGTGAGCAGCGTCGAGGCGACGCAGGCGCACCTCGACCGCATCGGCGACGTCGACCCCGCGGTCCACGCGTTCCTGCACGTGAGCACCGAGGACGCCCTCGCGACCGCTCGTGACGTCGACGCGCGCCGCGCCGCGGGCGAGGACCTGCACCCGCTCGCGGGCGTGCCGATCGCCGTCAAGGACGTCGTCGTCACCAAGGGCCTCCCGACGACGGCCGGTTCCAAGATCCTCGACGGCTGGATCCCTCCGTACGACGCGACGCTCGTCGAGCGCATCCGTGCCGCGGGCCTGCCGATCCTCGGCAAGACGAACATGGACGAGTTCGCCATGGGCTCCTCGACCGAGCACTCGGCCTACGGGAACACGCACAACCCCTGGGACCTCGACCGCATCCCCGGCGGCTCGGGCGGTGGTTCGGCAGCGGCCGTCGCCGCGTACGAGGCCCCCCTCGCGATCGGCACCGACACGGGCGGCTCGATCCGTCAGCCCGGCGCCGTGACCGGCACGGTCGGCGTCAAGCCCACCTACGGCGGCGTCTCCCGCTACGGCCTCATCGCCATGGCGTCCTCGCTCGACCAGGCGGGTCCCGTCACGCGCACCGTCCTCGACTCGGCGCTCCTGCACGAGCTCATCGGCGGCCACGACCCCCGCGACTCGACCTCGATCAACGAGGACCTCCCGCTGCTCGTCGACGCGGCCCGCCAGGGTGCGATCGGCGACCTGCGCGGCCTGCGCGTCGGCGTCGTCTCCGAGCTCTCGGGCGAGGGCTACCAGGAGGGCGTGAGCGCGCGCTTCGCGGAGTCGCTCGACCTGCTGCGCTCGCTCGGCGCCGAGATCATCGAGGTCTCGTGCCCGCACTTCAAGTACGCGCTCGGCGCCTACTACCTGATCATGCCGAGCGAGGCGTCGAGCAACCTCGCCAAGTTCGACGGCATGCGCTTCGGCCTGCGCGTCGAGCCCGAGGACGGCCCCGTCACCGCAGAGCGTGTCATGTCCGCGACCCGCGGCCAGGGCTTCGGGGACGAGGTCAAGCGCCGCATCATCCTGGGCACGTACGCCCTCTCGGCGGGCTACTACGACGCCTACTACGGCAGCGCGCAGAAGGTCCGCACGCTCATCCAGCGGGACTTCGACGCGGCGTTCGCGCAGGCGGACGTCCTGGTCTCCCCGACGGCCCCGACCACGGCCTTCAAGTTCGGCGAGAAGCTCGACGACCCGCTCGCGATGTACCTCAACGACGTCGCGACGATCCCCGCGAACCTCGCGGGCGTCCCCGGCATGTCGCTGCCGAACGGACTCTCGGACGACGGCCTGCCCGTCGGCTTCCAGATCCTCGCGCCGGCCAAGGCCGACGACCGTCTGTACCGCGTGGGTGCCGCCCTCGAGGCCGCCCTGGAGAACACGTGGGGCGGGCCGCTGCTGGCCAAGGCCCCGGAGCTGGAGGTCGCGCGATGA
- the gatC gene encoding Asp-tRNA(Asn)/Glu-tRNA(Gln) amidotransferase subunit GatC translates to MSTISRDEVARVAVLARIDLRPEELDRLAGELDVIVDAIAQVSEVATPDVPATSHPLPLTNVFRDDVPVPPLPVEDVLAAAPASEDGRFSVPQILGEE, encoded by the coding sequence ATGTCCACCATCTCCCGTGATGAGGTCGCGCGCGTCGCCGTGCTGGCCCGCATCGACCTCCGGCCCGAGGAGCTCGACCGCCTCGCCGGCGAGCTCGACGTCATCGTCGATGCGATCGCCCAGGTGAGCGAGGTCGCCACTCCCGACGTCCCCGCCACGAGCCACCCGCTGCCGCTGACCAACGTCTTCCGTGACGACGTCCCCGTGCCGCCCCTGCCCGTCGAGGACGTCCTCGCCGCAGCACCGGCCAGCGAAGACGGACGCTTCAGCGTCCCGCAGATCCTCGGGGAGGAATGA
- a CDS encoding DUF4166 domain-containing protein: MTSMFQKAMGPDFARLHPMLQRRFAVGLDSGEACTGRGVMSEVRRGPWWTVPFLQLGRLRNILVPDTGLDVPFTIENYPYRDPLGRETVTFVREYVIRGRRRRFDATMVLAGDTVVDYLGTHQHLAVDLDLRADDRGGLLLTSGAQRFYEGPLGFRFPLLLSGRAHLHEWYDETDEVFRVDLEVTNDRFGFLFGYRGSFTCEWTSAHDAPDRLKPRRHESRT; this comes from the coding sequence ATGACGTCCATGTTCCAGAAGGCCATGGGCCCAGACTTCGCCCGTCTGCACCCCATGCTGCAGCGCAGGTTCGCGGTCGGGCTCGACAGCGGCGAGGCGTGCACCGGCCGCGGGGTGATGTCGGAGGTCCGGCGTGGTCCCTGGTGGACCGTGCCGTTCCTCCAGCTCGGTCGGCTCCGCAACATCCTGGTCCCCGACACGGGTCTGGACGTGCCGTTCACGATCGAGAACTACCCGTACCGCGACCCGCTCGGCCGGGAGACCGTGACGTTCGTCCGGGAGTACGTGATCCGCGGTCGTCGGCGCCGGTTCGACGCCACCATGGTCCTCGCGGGGGACACGGTGGTCGACTACCTGGGGACGCACCAGCATCTCGCGGTCGACCTCGACCTGCGCGCCGACGACCGGGGTGGCCTGCTCCTCACGTCCGGCGCGCAGCGATTCTACGAAGGCCCCCTGGGGTTCCGGTTCCCTCTGCTGCTGAGCGGCCGCGCCCACCTCCACGAGTGGTACGACGAGACCGACGAGGTGTTCCGGGTCGACCTCGAGGTGACGAACGACCGGTTCGGGTTCCTCTTCGGGTATCGCGGGTCGTTCACGTGCGAGTGGACCTCGGCGCACGACGCGCCCGACCGCCTCAAGCCCCGCCGGCACGAGTCGCGGACCTGA